The genomic DNA GCTCGGTGTATGAGAGGGCTTCGGGAGCATCGTCGCTGCCGAGAGTTGGGGGCTTCGTTTGAACGGTTGGCGTTTCAACTGCAGGAAGCAGTGCCGAAGGTTCGGACTCCTGCATCGCGCTGCCAGCCGCTTGCTGTTTGATCGAGCGGAGCGTTTGCAGGCGCTGGAGCTTGCTCGCGTCGGCGTCCTGCAATTTCGTGGCTCGCTTGGCAGCTAGACGTTTCACTCCGCTGAAGTCCCAGCGGATCCGGCGGACCGCGATGTCGCCGACAAACAAGCAGCATCCGATCAGAACGAAGATGGGCCAAAAATCTTGGATCGAACGGATCGCATCCAAACCGCCACGAAACGGGTTCAAAGCCGCCGGATCGGCGTCGCCGCTCGCCATCGATGGAGCCAACGTTCCCGCCGCGCCGCCGCGTGGCTCCGCTGCAGCCAATTGTTCCAATAGCCCTCGATTCACTTCGCGGATCCGGTATTCGGCGCTAAACGGCACGCTAACGCCGGTGGTCAGCGGAGCCGAGCCAGCTTCGGGGACGACGTGGACAAAATAGTTCCCCGCGCGATCTACAGGAAACGAACCGACGTAACGTCCCGGCGCGGTCTGCCGCATCCGCAAGTCGATAGGTTCGAGATCGGGGTCGAGCACCGAGGCTCCCATCTCGAGAAAGTTCAAATACTGATCGCTCTCATCCAACGCGTTCACAACGACTTGCACCTGTCCATCATTCACGACGGTCGCCAACGTGAACTTCCCCGCGTCGCCGGCGGGTCGATTCAGCCATCGCATCAATTGAGCGATCAATTTCTTGCGGTCATCCCACGTCCGCCAATCGCTTGCCCAACGCTGGCCGCCATCGGTCGTCAAGACCGCCGTCCGCCCCAGCCCATACTGCCATACGGCCAGCACCGGCTGTTGGCTGTTCTGAGGTCCCGCCGCGGACATCAAGACCTGAGCCAACGGGCTATCCTTGGCCGTCGTCATCACATAGCCGCGGATCGGTGGCGGGCTGCCAACGCCTTGGATTAGCGGATGGTCTTGCGCGAGCTGCGGCTGCACGCCTGCTGGCTGTTCGAAAATCAAGGGTCGCGAAACCCGACGCGTCTCCCGCATCACGATCCGCGGAATCCCTCGCGGCGAATGCACATGGTACATCTTTCCATTGCCAATCGAAGCGATCTGTCGCATCAAGCTCAGATCCGCATCTTTGCCGATCGCTACCGACGAAACGGTGATCCCTTGTTGTTGCATCCGCTGCGTCAAAGCGGCAAAGTCGTTTGGCATGGTTTGCCCATCGGTCAGCACGATCATGTGCTTCACCGCCGCTTCGGTTTGCGACAGCCCGATAAACGCTCGCTCCATCGCCGGATACATCACCGTGCCGCCGCCAGCTGTGATGCGCGAAACCATCGGCAACATGTGCGTTCGCCCCGCAACCGGCTGCATCGGAATCACTTCGCGCGTCGCGCCGTCGAAGGTCCAGATTCCCAAGTGATCGCTTGGGCCAAGCATCTTGATCGCCTCGGACGCCGCCGCTTTGCACAGCTGCATTTTTTGGCCATCCATCGATCCGCTGCTGTCAATCACCAGTGCCAACGCCCCGACCGCAGCGACTTTCAGATTCTTGATTTCGAAGTCGACAGGCATCGCTTTTTCGAGTGCCGTCCCGGTCCAACCGCCGGCACCCAACGCATCGGGACCGCCGATCATCAGCAAGCCCGCTCCCAATTGTTGCGTGTTGCGAACCAAGATCTCGATCTGATCATCGTTGAACCATTGCAGCGAATCGACAGCATCCCCGCCGACGCGCGGCACGTTGGCCAAGATCACTGAATCGTAGGCTTGCAGTTGAGCCAGCGAACTGAAAGTCGCGTCGCTCGGCTCGACAACGACTTCGATATTCTCTTCACGCAACCGATCGGCAAACTCGGCCCACGCTCCAGGCTCGGTCGCCGGTTCGATCAGCAGCACGCGACTCTGCCCCCGCACATTCGCAAACGCCACGGCACGATTGTTCTGCGACCGCGCGTCATCCGCCGGATCGTCGGGGACGAAGGTCGCGGTGTACGTATAAGGCGCGGCGCGATCGATCGTATGTCGCAATGGAAAGACGTTTTTCCCAGGTGTCAGCAGGATCGGTTGATTCAAGATCATCTGATCGTCGTGTCCGCTGCGCCGCGTGACCTGCAGTCGTCCCGCAACGGGAGCGTCCGAATTCTCCGCAGCAAAATTCGTCATCACGACGCGTGCTTCGATCGGTTGTCCGCGGCGAATTTGCGCCGGCATGTCGAGTTTTTCGACCAACACGTCGCTGCCCGACTGCGTCGGAACGGGAACGATGTCGATCCCAATCCCATCGTCGGCGATCCGATCGGCGATTCGCGCAGCCTGACCCAGCGTCTGATTCCCATCGGTGAGGATCACGATCCGGCGGCGGACGTCGGTTGGCATCGCGGTCCGAGCCAACTGCAACGCCTGTTCGAGATTCGTCGCGTCGGTGCGAAGCGATCCGTCGCTGAACTGCGACCGCTGCGGAAGGTCGTCGCTGAACGGAGGGACTTCGATCGTCGCCTCTCTACCAAACAGGATCACTCCCGCCAGATCGTCGCGCGACGCGTGGCGATGCGCGCGCACGTTGGCGGCGACGAAGTCGAACATCTCCCGGCGCCGACCGGCATCGATACTCTCGGATTGGTCCAACAGATACATCACCGCGACGCGGTCGCTGTGCCAACGAATCTGCACGCCCGCGATCGCCGCAACGATCGCCAACAGGACCAGCGAACGCAAACCGATCGCAACCGCCGCATGCACGACGCCCAATCCGCGACGCCGGTACGCGGCTACCCAGAACAGAGGCAACAGGCACAGCAGCCATAAAAATTCGGGGGCATCAAAACCGATTCGCATCCAAGATTCCTAGTCCTACGCATCCATCAATCGAACCAACGCTATAAGCTACATCGCGACATGCGAGAAGTAAAACTGGCCACCGAGATCCTCGGGAGCTATTGGTGCCCGGCTGATAGATCCAATTTGAAACACGGCTTTAGCCACAGAGATCTCAGAGTCCACAGAGAAAACTAGCCGCGATTCGTGGGCCTCGGTGAACTCGGAGATCTCTGTGGCTTCGACTGCATTGCTTTGATGCTATAAGGATAACATCGCGGCTTCGATATAGACCACGCGACGGAGTCGTCTAGCCACCAACTAATAGACGTCGCGGCGGTAGCGGCCGTCGGCGAGCATCTGGTCGACCAGCGTGTTGCCGAGCGTTTTGCGGATCACGGCATCGACCGCGGGAGCCATCCCATCGAGGCTGCCGCAGACATAGATCGCCGCGTCGCGTGCAACCCAGGCTTTCAGTTCGTCAGCCGATTCGCTTAGTCGATCCTGAACGTAGGTCCGCTGTTCGCCGTCGCGGGAGAAGGCGAGGTCCAAGCGTTTCAGCAGCCCTTGCTGTTGCCAACTGGAGAGTTCATCGCGAAAGAAGAAGTCGCGATCGGCGGAGCGTTCGCCAAACAGCAGCCAGTTCTCGGAATGCCCCGCGGCGACGCGTTGCTTCAAATGTCCACGCAGCCCCGCGATCCCGGTTCCGTTGCCGATCAAGATCATCGGGCGATCGACCGATTGGGGATGGAAGCTCGGGTTGCTGCGGAGCCTCAATCGCACCGACTGCTGCAATTCCAAGTGGTCGCACAACCAACCGCTACAAATTCCGAGCGTCCCGTCGGTCCGCACGACGCGGCGAAGCACCAATTCCAAATTGCCATCGCTGGGCAACGACGCGATCGAATACTCGCGAGGCTTCAGCGGCTTCAAGCCATCGGCCAACGTCTGCGGATTCCGACCTTCAACGCCATCGAGATCTGGCAACTCACACCGCGCCAACCGCTCGGCAAACGTCGTGCTCTCATGGCCGACTTCGATCGTCGTCTCGCCATCGCATCCCGCTGCTTCCAACCAGCGTTCAACGGAGGCTCGCGAATTCCGTGGTTCGACCTCGGCGATGTCACCCGCTTGCCAAGCCACCGGGCCCGCCTCGTGGCCTGTTTGTTGTAATTTCAGATGATAGACGCCGCCACCAAGACTGCCTGGATTCAATTCCTGGCGTGCGACCAGTTGCCAGTCGTCCAGTTTCGGCGGTTGCCATGGCGTTGCCGCAACCGTTTCGAAGGTCTCGGCAACTTTGGTTTGCCAAGTTTGAAGCGCCGCCGGATCGCCGTTATCGACTTCGACGATATCGAACAGCGGCCGCGCCTTGTGTCGCCGCAACCATTGATCGACCTGCCGCCCAAACGCACAGAACTGGGTGTAGGTGCGATCGCCGAGGGCGAGCACCGCATATTCCAAGGCCTGCAGATCCGCAGCCTGCCCCATCACCTCTTCGAGAAATCCATAGGCGTGATCGGGCGGATCGCCTTCCCCCGTCGTGCTGGCGACAAACAACAAACGTCCGCCGCGGACCAATCGCTCGCGATCGATCTGTTCGATCCCCGCCAGGTGAGCCAACTGGCCCGCTTCGTTCAGCGACGCCGTTGTCTGCTGAGCCAGTTCATACGCGAAGCCTGTTTGGCTAGCGTAAACCACGGCGATCGAAGAGGGATCGACCGCGGCTTCCCCCGTCGCAGCAGCGGTTGCAGCACCGACGGAGTTGCTGGCTTGCATACGCTTCGCCGGACGACGGAGCATCCGCAGGCAAAACAGCAGATAAAATGTTAGCGTCCCACCGGCAATCCACCACCGCGATGAGGGTGGATTTGCAATCCACCAAGCACCGCGAGTGAGCCGCAGAAACAGCAACGCAACAATCACCAACAGCAGCATGACGACTGCGTTGCCGATCACTTCAGCGAATCTGCGGCGGGGTGGTTGGTTTGCCATGGGACCTAATCAATCAAACGGATTTACTGTGGCAAAACTTCAAGCGTTGCGGCGTAGCTGAGACGACGGGTCTTCGCTTGGGCGGTCTTCCCTTTTTCGTCTTGCGACGAAGTCGAAAACCAATACATGCCGGGCTTCTCAAACGCGACAGTGAATTCTCCGTTCTCGTCGGTCGTCGCGATGACTTCTTCCTGCGAATCGCGGTAGCGGGTTCCGCCGCGGATGATCTCGATCTCCAATCCCGCCGCGGGCTTGCCTTCAATCAGCAATTGAAACTGACTCTTCTCTCCCGCATACAAATCGTTGGGATGCGTCGCGGCAACCAATTCGATTCCAACGCCGGTCGGCTTCAACGCTTCCTTGCTAGGAGCCCCATTGGTGACGAAAGTCTCGATCCGTCCAACGCTTTCGGTAACCTTCAGGTTTTCAGCATTGGCCGGTACTTCGGTTGCAAACGTTGCGGCCGATCCACGCCAGCGTTTGCGTTCGCCGTTTTCGACCCAGCTGGCGAAAAGGCCTTGGTTCATCAACGCGATGCGGTAGGTTCCTTCCTGCTCCAACTGAACATCAAACACGCTACGATACTTGCCGGTCGAAGCGTTTTGAGCTTCCGCCGAACCGCCATCGGGAGCGGTGATCACGAGGCCGTCGAGACGCAACGGATGGTGATTGAAGTAGAACAGGTCGTTCGACACGGCGGCGTCGACGGTGACCCAAGGATCGTTCCCCGAAAGGGACGTCTGCGATGGCAGCACCCACACTTTGTGAGCGGATGCGATCTGCGACAGCGTGACAACGAGGGCAACAGCCAGGAAGGATGAAATTTTCATCGTGAGACTCTCTAAAGGGTAACAAAGGGTTTTACAGGGAACCGAAATCGAACATGGAATCGTGGATTGGCTAGGGCTTGACCGAAAGGGTCACCTCTCCCAGCTCTTTTTCGCCTTGGGCGTCGAGCGTCTGTGACGACGTGGCAGGCCATTTAAAAGGGATCTTCACCAGTTCACGGCCACCCACTTCGCGGGACGCTTCGACGATCAGGGTGTATTCCCCGGCCGGAAGATCGGCCAATTGAGGCTGCTTGTCCGTGAAGGTCAGCGAGTGCTTGCCGACCGGCCGCGTCGCCCCGGTGACGCCATCGACCGGCACGTCCAATGAACGGCCAGAGATCCGCCACCACTGCCGCAAGTCGGGCAACCATTTGGTGCCGTGCCCTTCGTTCGTGTCGCGCATCTGATACCAAACCGTCAGGTTGCGAATCTGTTTGCGGTCGGCGGTTTGAATCCAGGCGGCGACATAGGGGCGGTGATATTCCGAAACGTTCAGTCGCGGAATTTCGATGCTCAGTTCGATCTCCGCGGCCGTCGCCGGCGCGGCTGGCATGGCAAACGCCAAGGCGAACGAAGCGGCAAGAAGGGGAAAGCGTTTCAACATGCGTCGACTCTTGTTGTTCAAGGAAACAGTCATGGAGAGGATGGTGAAAATTGGAAGCGTGGCAGTCAGTGGATCAACAGCAGCGCGAGTAAAAACGGAACGATCAGCCCCAGTCCGACCAGCGGCCACGTCATCCGCCGGTTTCTCGCGTGCAGGAATAATAGCCCCAAACCGGTAAAGCAAAACACGAGCGTTGCGATCGCAAAGATGTCGATGAACCAACTCCACGCCGGCCCCGTGTTGCGGCCTTTGTGCAGGTCGTTGAAATACGAGATCCAGCCGCGCTGCGTCCGTTCGAATTCGACTTCGCCAGCAAACCGATCGATGCTCACCCACGCATCGCTCCCCGGGCCGGGCATCGATAGATAGATCTCGTCCTCGTTCCATTCGGCCTCTCGCGAACCGATCGCGATCCCCGTTTGATCGCTCAACCAAGTCGCGACCGCCGATGGCAGCGGAGCTTTCTCGGCAGGCGTCTGAGCGTCGATCGCGTCGGTTATCTCCTGCGGTAGCTCGATGATCTGGTGCTCCACATCCGGAACCGTCTCGATCTGCGAAGCGTGATTCAGCGTGATCCCGGTGACCGAAAACAAGATCATCCCGATCAGACAGACGGCCGAGCTGATCCAGTGCCATTGGATCATCGTTCGCAACCAGAACCCGCGGCGCAGCGTCTGGCTGACCGACGGCGGATCCGACGGGATCGGTGGTTTGGTGGTGTCGGGAGATCGCTGACTCAAACCAGACTCTCCCCAGAAAAACCGTACGGCATCGACGCACTGGGCGAGGCGAACAGTGCGGAATGGGTTGGAGGGCGCATTTTGCAGCCTTGAGTTTGCAGTACAAATCGGCGAGCACGACGCTGCCGCTGGAGGCTGGCTACAAGGCAAAAATGCTTGACGTCGGTCGGCGAGCATTTTTGCGTCGGACGACCGTCGGAGCATTGCCATTTGCTGGCGGGGACAACCGATGACAAACAGTTTGCTATCGGCTGCGATGACGCGTTATTGAGATCGCGTCGCAATAAGCGTAGTTGCCGACCGAGGCGTTGGCAACCGGTGAAGTCCAAATTTCGCGCGCCGCGGTCAGAATTTTCCCAGCGTTTTCCTTGGCGAACCTCCGCTGGCGGTCGATTGATCGCCAGCGGTGAAACTTCCGCCGCCCATCCGGCGTCCCCCCCTCCCTCTGGGCGACGCGGGCTTCACCGAAACAGATTTTTCTTTCCGGGATGACTCTCCCCAGCAGATCCCCGTTGATGCAGGAATCGGCGAGGCAAAGACGCGGGAAGGTGATGGGCCATCCACCGTGCCCCGCCGCCAGGGGGGAGCCCGATGGGCGAGGTTGGCATGCGGGTTGCTGGAGCGAGAGGCGTTCGACATTGCGGTGGAAGATGCCGATGGCGGAGCCACGTCTCTCACGCGAACGGTTTTACCATCGCAACGAGACCCTACCTTTTTGATCCTTCATGCACCGAGAAGTTGCCAACTCACATGAGCCAAGAAAATCGAGACGCCCCACTGTGGGTTCGAAACGCCACCAAAACGTTTCGCCAGGGAGAGCGTGCGATCGACGCTTTGAAGGACGTCGATCTGACTGTTGAGCACGGTTCGTTTGTCGCGGTGATGGGTGCCAGCGGATCGGGAAAAAGTACGCTGTTGCATTTGATGGCAGGTCTGACGCGGCCGACCGCAGGCGAAGTTTTTGTCGACGGGCAGGATCTTGCAACGCTATCGGATCGCAAGCTGACCGAATTTCGACGCGAACACATCGGGCTGGTTTTTCAATCGTTCAATTTAGTGCCGGCGCTTAGCGCGGCCGACAACATCCTGCTGCCGCTGTACGCCGCAGGAATCAAACAGCCCAAGAGCAGTTCGCTGGCCGCTT from Rosistilla carotiformis includes the following:
- a CDS encoding VWA domain-containing protein; translated protein: MRIGFDAPEFLWLLCLLPLFWVAAYRRRGLGVVHAAVAIGLRSLVLLAIVAAIAGVQIRWHSDRVAVMYLLDQSESIDAGRRREMFDFVAANVRAHRHASRDDLAGVILFGREATIEVPPFSDDLPQRSQFSDGSLRTDATNLEQALQLARTAMPTDVRRRIVILTDGNQTLGQAARIADRIADDGIGIDIVPVPTQSGSDVLVEKLDMPAQIRRGQPIEARVVMTNFAAENSDAPVAGRLQVTRRSGHDDQMILNQPILLTPGKNVFPLRHTIDRAAPYTYTATFVPDDPADDARSQNNRAVAFANVRGQSRVLLIEPATEPGAWAEFADRLREENIEVVVEPSDATFSSLAQLQAYDSVILANVPRVGGDAVDSLQWFNDDQIEILVRNTQQLGAGLLMIGGPDALGAGGWTGTALEKAMPVDFEIKNLKVAAVGALALVIDSSGSMDGQKMQLCKAAASEAIKMLGPSDHLGIWTFDGATREVIPMQPVAGRTHMLPMVSRITAGGGTVMYPAMERAFIGLSQTEAAVKHMIVLTDGQTMPNDFAALTQRMQQQGITVSSVAIGKDADLSLMRQIASIGNGKMYHVHSPRGIPRIVMRETRRVSRPLIFEQPAGVQPQLAQDHPLIQGVGSPPPIRGYVMTTAKDSPLAQVLMSAAGPQNSQQPVLAVWQYGLGRTAVLTTDGGQRWASDWRTWDDRKKLIAQLMRWLNRPAGDAGKFTLATVVNDGQVQVVVNALDESDQYLNFLEMGASVLDPDLEPIDLRMRQTAPGRYVGSFPVDRAGNYFVHVVPEAGSAPLTTGVSVPFSAEYRIREVNRGLLEQLAAAEPRGGAAGTLAPSMASGDADPAALNPFRGGLDAIRSIQDFWPIFVLIGCCLFVGDIAVRRIRWDFSGVKRLAAKRATKLQDADASKLQRLQTLRSIKQQAAGSAMQESEPSALLPAVETPTVQTKPPTLGSDDAPEALSYTERLRQAKANARR
- a CDS encoding sulfite reductase subunit alpha, with amino-acid sequence MANQPPRRRFAEVIGNAVVMLLLVIVALLFLRLTRGAWWIANPPSSRWWIAGGTLTFYLLFCLRMLRRPAKRMQASNSVGAATAAATGEAAVDPSSIAVVYASQTGFAYELAQQTTASLNEAGQLAHLAGIEQIDRERLVRGGRLLFVASTTGEGDPPDHAYGFLEEVMGQAADLQALEYAVLALGDRTYTQFCAFGRQVDQWLRRHKARPLFDIVEVDNGDPAALQTWQTKVAETFETVAATPWQPPKLDDWQLVARQELNPGSLGGGVYHLKLQQTGHEAGPVAWQAGDIAEVEPRNSRASVERWLEAAGCDGETTIEVGHESTTFAERLARCELPDLDGVEGRNPQTLADGLKPLKPREYSIASLPSDGNLELVLRRVVRTDGTLGICSGWLCDHLELQQSVRLRLRSNPSFHPQSVDRPMILIGNGTGIAGLRGHLKQRVAAGHSENWLLFGERSADRDFFFRDELSSWQQQGLLKRLDLAFSRDGEQRTYVQDRLSESADELKAWVARDAAIYVCGSLDGMAPAVDAVIRKTLGNTLVDQMLADGRYRRDVY
- a CDS encoding DUF4198 domain-containing protein; this encodes MKISSFLAVALVVTLSQIASAHKVWVLPSQTSLSGNDPWVTVDAAVSNDLFYFNHHPLRLDGLVITAPDGGSAEAQNASTGKYRSVFDVQLEQEGTYRIALMNQGLFASWVENGERKRWRGSAATFATEVPANAENLKVTESVGRIETFVTNGAPSKEALKPTGVGIELVAATHPNDLYAGEKSQFQLLIEGKPAAGLEIEIIRGGTRYRDSQEEVIATTDENGEFTVAFEKPGMYWFSTSSQDEKGKTAQAKTRRLSYAATLEVLPQ
- a CDS encoding DUF2271 domain-containing protein; the encoded protein is MLKRFPLLAASFALAFAMPAAPATAAEIELSIEIPRLNVSEYHRPYVAAWIQTADRKQIRNLTVWYQMRDTNEGHGTKWLPDLRQWWRISGRSLDVPVDGVTGATRPVGKHSLTFTDKQPQLADLPAGEYTLIVEASREVGGRELVKIPFKWPATSSQTLDAQGEKELGEVTLSVKP
- a CDS encoding PepSY-associated TM helix domain-containing protein gives rise to the protein MPSDPPSVSQTLRRGFWLRTMIQWHWISSAVCLIGMILFSVTGITLNHASQIETVPDVEHQIIELPQEITDAIDAQTPAEKAPLPSAVATWLSDQTGIAIGSREAEWNEDEIYLSMPGPGSDAWVSIDRFAGEVEFERTQRGWISYFNDLHKGRNTGPAWSWFIDIFAIATLVFCFTGLGLLFLHARNRRMTWPLVGLGLIVPFLLALLLIH
- a CDS encoding ABC transporter ATP-binding protein, giving the protein MSQENRDAPLWVRNATKTFRQGERAIDALKDVDLTVEHGSFVAVMGASGSGKSTLLHLMAGLTRPTAGEVFVDGQDLATLSDRKLTEFRREHIGLVFQSFNLVPALSAADNILLPLYAAGIKQPKSSSLAALADRLGIGDRLTHRPDALSGGQQQRVAIARALASDPAIVLADEPTGSLDSVTGQSICKLLRELCDQQQRTIIVVTHEPSVAIWSDRVVILKDGQIVQSLQTDEYPDAQALAAHYQEVLGAGEPVLTT